A single genomic interval of Adhaeribacter pallidiroseus harbors:
- a CDS encoding glycoside hydrolase family 43 protein, which yields MLQKYTYPIIIALSIAASACQSKKPEKQPEAANAQTTPTEASGPQFLNKPLITEIYTADPSAHVFNNKIYIYPSHDIESNIPQNDNGDHFAMRDYHILSQDSVGGKVTDHGVALDIKDIPWAGRQLWAPDAAFKDGTYFLYFPVKDKNDVFRIGVATSKSPTGPFKADPKPIEGSFSIDPAVFKDSDGQHYMYFGGIWGGQLQKWENGKFNPAGSKTDSGKENDPAISPKVVKLSADMHQFAEPVKDVQIIDKAGKPLLTKDHDRRFFEASWMHKYNGKYYFSYSTGDTHYIAYATGDNPYGPFTYQGVILNPVLGWTNHQSIVPFSDKWYLFYHDTELSKGQTHLRNIKVTELKHNPDGTIETITAYKE from the coding sequence ATGCTTCAGAAATACACCTACCCTATAATAATAGCGCTCAGCATTGCGGCGAGCGCCTGTCAAAGTAAAAAACCGGAGAAACAACCAGAAGCAGCCAACGCACAAACCACTCCCACCGAAGCCAGCGGCCCGCAATTTTTAAATAAACCGTTGATTACCGAAATTTACACGGCCGATCCTTCAGCGCACGTATTTAACAATAAAATTTACATCTACCCTTCGCACGATATCGAGTCGAACATTCCGCAAAACGACAACGGCGACCATTTTGCCATGCGCGATTATCATATTTTATCACAGGATAGTGTGGGTGGTAAAGTTACCGACCACGGCGTAGCTTTAGATATAAAAGATATTCCCTGGGCTGGTCGGCAATTGTGGGCTCCCGATGCCGCTTTTAAAGACGGCACTTATTTTTTATATTTTCCGGTAAAAGATAAAAACGATGTTTTCCGGATTGGGGTAGCTACCTCTAAATCCCCTACTGGTCCGTTTAAAGCTGATCCGAAACCGATTGAAGGCAGCTTTAGCATCGATCCGGCGGTTTTTAAAGATTCCGATGGCCAACATTATATGTATTTTGGCGGTATCTGGGGTGGTCAGTTACAAAAATGGGAGAATGGCAAATTTAACCCGGCTGGTTCTAAAACCGATTCGGGCAAAGAAAATGATCCGGCCATCAGCCCGAAAGTAGTAAAGTTAAGCGCCGACATGCACCAGTTTGCCGAACCCGTAAAAGATGTGCAGATTATAGACAAAGCGGGCAAGCCTTTACTTACCAAAGATCACGATCGTCGCTTTTTTGAGGCTTCCTGGATGCATAAATACAACGGCAAATACTACTTTTCGTATTCTACCGGCGACACGCATTACATTGCCTACGCTACCGGCGACAACCCCTACGGTCCGTTTACTTACCAGGGTGTTATATTAAATCCGGTACTCGGCTGGACCAATCACCAATCCATCGTGCCATTCAGCGACAAATGGTATTTATTTTACCACGACACCGAGTTATCCAAAGGTCAAACGCACTTGCGCAATATTAAGGTTACCGAACTCAAGCATAATCCGGATGGGACGATTGAAACCATTACGGCTTATAAGGAATAG
- a CDS encoding NADPH-dependent F420 reductase, giving the protein MKIAVLGTGVVGQTIADKLISLGHQVKMGSRSATNEKATNWATQNGAEASTGTFAEAAAFGELIFLATKGDATLDIIQQAGPDNFRNKTVIDISNPLDFSNGFPPFLSITNTNSLGEEVQTALPHAYVVKTLNTLSAHLMVAPGSLPEETSVFLSGNAAAGKAQARAILESFGWQNIIDLGDITTARGTEQLLPLWVRLYAKLGTANFNFKIVLE; this is encoded by the coding sequence ATGAAAATAGCAGTTCTGGGTACCGGGGTGGTTGGTCAAACCATTGCGGACAAATTAATAAGTTTAGGGCACCAGGTGAAAATGGGTTCCCGGTCGGCCACGAACGAAAAAGCCACCAACTGGGCCACACAAAACGGCGCCGAAGCTTCGACGGGTACTTTCGCGGAAGCCGCGGCTTTTGGCGAACTCATCTTTTTAGCCACCAAAGGCGACGCAACTTTAGACATTATTCAACAGGCCGGGCCGGATAACTTCCGCAACAAAACCGTTATCGACATCTCTAATCCTTTAGATTTTTCCAACGGCTTTCCGCCTTTCCTTTCTATTACCAACACCAACTCGCTGGGCGAAGAAGTACAAACCGCCTTGCCCCACGCCTACGTGGTTAAAACTTTAAATACCTTGTCGGCTCATCTAATGGTAGCTCCCGGCAGCTTGCCCGAAGAAACCAGTGTATTTCTGAGTGGCAACGCAGCAGCCGGCAAAGCGCAAGCTAGGGCAATTTTAGAATCGTTTGGTTGGCAAAATATTATTGATTTAGGTGATATTACCACCGCGCGCGGTACTGAGCAACTTTTACCGTTATGGGTGCGGCTTTACGCCAAACTCGGTACTGCTAATTTTAATTTTAAGATTGTACTGGAGTAA
- a CDS encoding response regulator transcription factor, whose amino-acid sequence MKIIIADDHKIIRDGIKSLLQQEQEFNVIAEAANGQELVELLATQPADVIVMDINMPVMDGYKATAYVKEHYPATRILALSMLDQECYVRQILAMGALGYVVKNCSREELVFALKSVGAGNPFICSELAYKLLENPENPLAKEEPVVEQEALSKCELNVLRLIAEGYTNAEIAEKLFNSKRTIESHRQNLLAKTHSKNTAALIKYALVHHLIE is encoded by the coding sequence ATGAAAATTATAATAGCTGACGACCACAAAATTATCCGGGATGGTATTAAATCTTTATTGCAGCAAGAACAGGAATTTAATGTAATTGCCGAAGCGGCTAACGGTCAGGAACTGGTAGAACTTTTAGCTACGCAACCCGCCGATGTAATTGTAATGGACATAAACATGCCGGTTATGGATGGGTATAAAGCTACGGCCTATGTAAAAGAACACTATCCGGCAACCCGGATTTTAGCTTTATCGATGCTGGACCAGGAGTGCTACGTGCGTCAGATTTTAGCCATGGGTGCTTTAGGTTACGTGGTAAAAAATTGCAGCCGCGAAGAGCTTGTTTTTGCCCTTAAAAGCGTAGGCGCCGGCAATCCATTTATCTGCTCGGAGCTAGCCTACAAACTCCTGGAAAACCCCGAAAACCCCTTGGCCAAAGAAGAGCCTGTAGTGGAGCAGGAAGCTTTAAGCAAGTGTGAGCTTAATGTTTTACGCCTGATTGCCGAAGGCTATACCAACGCCGAAATCGCCGAAAAACTATTCAACAGCAAACGTACTATTGAATCGCACCGGCAAAATCTCTTAGCCAAAACGCATTCTAAAAACACGGCTGCCCTTATCAAATACGCCTTGGTTCACCACCTGATAGAGTAA
- a CDS encoding glycoside hydrolase family 26 protein — protein MKVKVPAALKYFLLPIILILAAFQTTLAQRNKPIDKAATRQTKALYKNLQQVAKKHTLFGHQHATEYGHGWNGDPDRSDVKSVTGSHPAVIGVDFSGFSGRPPEVIKAAKERVRQTVVDTYNRGGVITAAWHFSNPVARGGFNWVDSLSKPAVKYIIPGGEAHEQYKEILRGIGEWAHSIKGADGKLVPIIFRPYHEFDGGWFWWGKPHASREEFITLWQFTVSYLRDSLNVHNFIYAFSPDNKFINEAQYLERYPGDKWVDMVGMDNYGDMGRNRYAPDTAAIKLKVLSDYAHKAGKLAAFTETGLETIPDTTWWTNTLLKTMKTYDMPLAYVLVWRNDTRSPTHFYAPFPGQVSVPNFLKFYRDPYTLFEKDLKNMYRRRFLGLF, from the coding sequence ATGAAGGTAAAAGTACCCGCCGCATTAAAATATTTCCTGCTGCCCATAATTTTAATTTTAGCAGCATTTCAGACAACCCTGGCCCAAAGGAATAAACCCATTGACAAAGCAGCTACCCGCCAAACTAAAGCACTCTACAAAAACCTACAGCAGGTAGCTAAAAAACACACCTTGTTTGGTCACCAACACGCTACCGAGTACGGCCATGGCTGGAACGGCGACCCCGACCGCTCCGATGTAAAATCGGTTACTGGTTCGCATCCGGCAGTAATTGGAGTAGACTTTAGCGGCTTTTCGGGACGACCACCCGAAGTAATAAAAGCGGCTAAAGAACGGGTACGCCAAACCGTGGTAGATACGTACAACCGGGGTGGCGTTATTACGGCCGCCTGGCATTTTTCTAATCCAGTAGCGCGGGGTGGTTTTAATTGGGTGGATTCCTTGTCGAAGCCGGCGGTGAAATACATTATTCCGGGTGGTGAGGCGCACGAACAATACAAAGAAATTTTGCGTGGCATCGGCGAATGGGCCCACAGCATTAAAGGCGCCGATGGCAAACTAGTACCTATCATTTTCCGGCCTTACCACGAATTCGACGGCGGGTGGTTTTGGTGGGGTAAACCACACGCGTCGCGCGAGGAGTTTATTACCCTTTGGCAGTTTACCGTTTCGTATTTACGCGACAGCTTAAACGTACATAATTTTATTTACGCTTTTTCGCCGGACAACAAATTTATTAACGAAGCGCAATACTTGGAGCGTTATCCCGGCGACAAATGGGTAGATATGGTAGGCATGGATAATTACGGCGACATGGGCCGCAACCGCTACGCGCCCGATACCGCTGCCATTAAACTAAAAGTATTATCGGATTACGCGCATAAAGCCGGCAAATTGGCGGCTTTCACCGAAACCGGTCTGGAAACTATTCCGGATACTACCTGGTGGACCAATACTTTGCTAAAAACCATGAAAACGTACGATATGCCTTTAGCTTACGTTTTGGTGTGGCGCAACGATACCCGCAGCCCCACGCACTTTTACGCGCCTTTCCCCGGCCAGGTAAGCGTGCCCAATTTTTTAAAATTTTACCGCGATCCGTATACTTTGTTCGAGAAAGATTTAAAAAACATGTACCGCCGCAGGTTTCTGGGATTATTTTAA
- the msrA gene encoding peptide-methionine (S)-S-oxide reductase MsrA encodes MESENLENKSYQLATFAGGCFWCMVKPFDQWPGIIKVVSGYTGGHVENPTYEQVCTDRTGHYEAVQITFDPSIISYDEILTVFWQSIDPTDAGGQFGDRGSSYQTAIFYHSEEQKAAAEKSKEELQKNGPFGGLPIVTPILPAKPFYLAENYHQDYYKKNPTHYQRYSVGSGRAGFLERTWKKA; translated from the coding sequence ATGGAAAGCGAAAATCTAGAAAATAAATCCTACCAATTAGCCACCTTTGCCGGGGGCTGTTTTTGGTGCATGGTAAAACCCTTCGACCAATGGCCGGGCATTATAAAAGTAGTATCGGGTTATACCGGCGGCCACGTCGAAAATCCTACGTATGAACAAGTGTGTACCGACCGCACCGGCCATTACGAAGCCGTGCAAATCACCTTCGACCCGAGTATTATTTCGTACGACGAAATTTTAACGGTATTTTGGCAATCGATTGACCCTACCGATGCGGGTGGCCAGTTCGGCGATCGGGGATCGTCGTACCAGACAGCCATTTTTTACCACAGCGAAGAACAAAAAGCGGCCGCTGAAAAGTCGAAAGAAGAATTACAGAAAAACGGTCCGTTTGGGGGTTTGCCCATTGTAACGCCTATTTTACCGGCGAAGCCTTTCTACCTGGCCGAAAATTACCACCAAGATTACTACAAGAAAAACCCGACGCATTACCAGCGTTATAGCGTAGGTTCCGGCCGGGCCGGTTTCTTGGAAAGAACCTGGAAAAAAGCTTAA
- a CDS encoding alpha/beta hydrolase family protein, whose amino-acid sequence MKKYTKIVSWWLLLQVLLLAGCQSDDSGNNVTPEPDGSELFVSAEVKTTVPKTVLQGLALTAGYGQFVSLIKYDVAFYKFTYKTTYKNNPINVSGLLAIPQNTPGPPALLSAQHGTMFADADAPSNFPASFTGFELFAATGYVTIIPDFIGYGVSKEIFHPYYDQKLSALSVVDMLKATKYYLKSQNIAINNNLFLVGYSEGGYVTMAAQKEIETNPDHKLTLTAVAAGAGGYDLTGMLSGIAATSSYANPAFLAFIIQAYNTTYDWKRPLTDFFQEPYASKIPTLLDGSKNIDAINQELTTSPTALFNPTFYTNLTNPAGETALKKALTDNSFLDWVPKSPTRLYHGTADESVFYQTSETTFNRFKAAGATNVEFIPIPGGMHRTSIAPMMADALPWIESLNK is encoded by the coding sequence ATGAAAAAATATACCAAAATTGTAAGCTGGTGGCTTTTGCTGCAAGTACTTTTATTAGCCGGCTGTCAGTCAGACGATTCGGGCAACAACGTAACTCCCGAACCCGATGGCAGTGAACTTTTTGTGTCGGCGGAGGTAAAAACCACTGTTCCCAAAACGGTATTGCAAGGCTTAGCTTTAACGGCGGGTTACGGGCAGTTTGTATCGCTTATTAAGTACGATGTGGCTTTTTACAAATTTACTTACAAAACTACTTACAAGAATAATCCGATAAATGTATCCGGATTGTTAGCTATTCCTCAAAACACCCCGGGACCGCCGGCGTTATTGAGCGCGCAACACGGCACCATGTTCGCCGATGCCGATGCCCCTTCTAACTTTCCGGCCAGCTTTACGGGTTTTGAATTATTTGCGGCTACCGGCTACGTTACCATTATCCCGGATTTTATCGGCTATGGCGTGTCTAAAGAAATCTTTCATCCGTACTACGATCAGAAACTTTCGGCTCTTTCGGTAGTGGATATGCTGAAAGCCACCAAATACTACTTGAAGAGCCAAAATATAGCTATTAATAATAACTTATTTTTGGTAGGCTATTCCGAAGGTGGTTACGTAACTATGGCGGCGCAAAAAGAAATAGAAACCAATCCGGACCATAAACTTACTTTAACCGCCGTAGCGGCCGGGGCGGGTGGTTACGATTTAACGGGCATGTTGTCCGGGATTGCGGCTACTTCTTCCTACGCCAATCCCGCTTTTCTGGCTTTTATCATTCAAGCCTATAATACTACCTACGATTGGAAGCGCCCGCTAACCGACTTTTTTCAGGAACCCTACGCTTCTAAAATACCAACTTTGCTCGACGGTAGTAAAAATATAGATGCCATTAACCAAGAGTTAACTACGAGTCCTACGGCCTTATTTAACCCTACTTTCTACACGAACTTAACCAATCCGGCCGGCGAAACTGCCTTGAAAAAAGCCCTTACGGACAATAGTTTCTTAGATTGGGTGCCCAAAAGTCCTACCCGCTTGTATCATGGCACCGCCGACGAATCGGTTTTTTACCAAACCTCCGAAACTACCTTTAACCGGTTTAAAGCGGCCGGCGCTACCAACGTAGAATTTATTCCGATTCCGGGCGGCATGCACCGTACCAGCATTGCCCCCATGATGGCTGATGCACTGCCCTGGATTGAATCGCTGAATAAGTAG
- a CDS encoding winged helix-turn-helix transcriptional regulator translates to MLINNKQMVFQIEGRTFHCALDVTMNYIGGKWKSVVLWYLLGQTRRFSELKKLIPSITEKMLSLQLKELEADGIVCRTVYPQVPPKVEYALTDFGRELTPIIEAMAKWGRNTGKNRGKLVELGSKKTERKPRPAKA, encoded by the coding sequence ATGCTCATCAATAACAAGCAAATGGTCTTTCAAATCGAAGGGCGCACGTTTCATTGTGCTTTAGATGTTACCATGAATTACATTGGCGGCAAGTGGAAATCGGTGGTGTTGTGGTACCTCTTGGGCCAAACGCGGCGCTTCTCCGAACTGAAAAAGCTCATACCTTCCATCACCGAAAAAATGCTGAGTTTGCAATTAAAAGAGCTGGAAGCAGATGGCATTGTCTGCCGAACCGTTTACCCGCAAGTGCCACCGAAAGTAGAATATGCCTTAACTGATTTTGGACGGGAACTTACGCCTATTATCGAGGCCATGGCTAAATGGGGCCGCAACACGGGCAAGAACCGCGGTAAATTAGTAGAACTAGGCAGCAAAAAAACAGAACGTAAACCACGCCCGGCCAAAGCTTAG
- a CDS encoding universal stress protein, whose protein sequence is MNKILCPTDFSKTAANAVEVAAMVAHYLQVPLTLLHVVHLPLIDTTETALVAEEVLEDQKQQAKEKLSRLCHHLSTQYGHGFCEYDFLVKEALLSDAVKGLCRTEHFDMVVIGTTGGGNTLEEILIGSNTQAVIEGVKCPVLAVPAKTPVQPFRHMVYASNYQPEDVDAIRAFLQLAAIFKADVEIVHVSNEQSTSSDSKAAQFQANLRANLPEANLRFQEIIHPDEVEGLKGFLSTTQADVLVVLKKHKNFLSNIFSQSLSEQMAYQTKLPLLVYHA, encoded by the coding sequence ATGAATAAGATTCTCTGCCCCACTGATTTCTCGAAAACGGCCGCCAATGCCGTGGAAGTTGCCGCTATGGTAGCGCATTATTTACAAGTGCCTCTAACCTTGTTGCACGTCGTGCATTTGCCTTTAATAGATACCACCGAAACAGCCCTGGTAGCAGAAGAGGTTTTAGAAGATCAAAAGCAGCAAGCCAAGGAAAAACTGTCCCGCCTTTGCCACCATCTTAGTACCCAGTACGGTCATGGTTTTTGCGAGTACGATTTTTTAGTGAAAGAAGCCTTATTATCCGATGCAGTTAAAGGTTTATGCCGCACCGAACACTTTGATATGGTCGTAATAGGAACTACTGGAGGCGGTAACACGCTGGAGGAAATTTTAATCGGAAGCAATACCCAGGCCGTGATCGAAGGCGTAAAATGCCCCGTGCTGGCGGTACCAGCCAAAACGCCGGTGCAGCCTTTTCGGCACATGGTATACGCCTCTAATTACCAACCCGAAGACGTAGATGCTATCCGAGCTTTTTTGCAATTAGCCGCTATTTTTAAAGCCGACGTAGAAATTGTGCACGTGAGTAACGAGCAAAGCACCAGCAGCGATTCTAAGGCCGCTCAGTTTCAGGCCAATTTGCGGGCTAACTTACCCGAAGCAAATCTGCGTTTCCAGGAAATTATTCATCCGGACGAAGTAGAAGGACTGAAAGGCTTTTTGAGCACTACCCAAGCCGATGTTTTAGTCGTACTCAAAAAGCATAAAAATTTTCTCAGCAATATATTTAGCCAAAGTTTGTCGGAGCAAATGGCTTACCAAACCAAGTTGCCTTTATTGGTGTATCACGCCTAA
- a CDS encoding flavin monoamine oxidase family protein encodes MIDVLIIGAGAAGLMAARELTKQGLQVTVLEARNRLGGRVYTQQPDNFSIPVEAGAEFVHGDLPLTQALFQEAPVALHLLDGKNYQVLRGVLKESEEFIPDFEELLTRLEKLEQDLPFVEFLKKYLPEEEYRELREGVTRFAEGYDAADINRASTFALRTEWQTDGAANSYHPAGGYSQIIELLAHQVQAAGGTILTTTPVQEITWQPHHVQVKTTTGATYLAYKVLITVPLGVLQANAEEEGSIRFSPELPHRQKALAALGFGAVIKILLEFKSPFWEEKTENAAVKQKMPELAFLFTDASAIAAWWTQLPNQTPVLTGWIAGTEAEKRRQSSANNLIAEALETLAFLFTTTTAFLQEQLVASQVYNWAADPFARGAYAYATVNGAVAQQTLRMPEANTLYFAGEAFYEGPAIGTVEAALVSGTEAASYIINSFSDK; translated from the coding sequence ATGATTGATGTTTTAATTATTGGTGCCGGCGCGGCCGGATTAATGGCCGCCCGCGAACTTACCAAACAAGGTTTACAAGTAACCGTTCTGGAAGCCCGTAATCGCCTGGGCGGTCGCGTCTATACCCAGCAGCCCGATAACTTCTCCATTCCCGTAGAAGCCGGGGCTGAGTTTGTGCACGGCGATTTGCCACTGACCCAAGCTTTATTTCAGGAAGCGCCAGTTGCCTTGCATTTACTGGACGGCAAAAACTACCAGGTACTCCGGGGCGTATTAAAAGAATCCGAAGAATTTATTCCTGATTTCGAGGAATTACTCACGCGGCTTGAAAAGCTGGAACAAGACCTGCCGTTTGTTGAATTTTTAAAAAAATACCTGCCCGAAGAAGAATACCGGGAACTGCGGGAGGGCGTTACCCGCTTTGCCGAGGGCTACGATGCCGCCGATATTAACCGGGCCAGTACATTTGCGCTCCGCACCGAGTGGCAAACCGATGGCGCCGCTAACTCGTACCATCCGGCTGGTGGCTACAGTCAAATAATAGAATTATTAGCTCACCAGGTACAAGCTGCCGGCGGCACCATACTAACCACCACACCCGTACAAGAAATAACTTGGCAACCTCACCACGTACAAGTTAAAACCACTACCGGTGCCACCTACCTAGCTTATAAAGTTTTAATTACCGTACCTTTAGGCGTATTGCAAGCCAATGCGGAGGAAGAAGGTTCTATTCGTTTTTCACCGGAATTACCTCACAGACAAAAAGCCTTGGCGGCGTTAGGATTTGGAGCCGTTATTAAAATTTTGCTGGAATTTAAATCGCCTTTTTGGGAAGAAAAAACGGAAAACGCAGCGGTAAAACAGAAAATGCCCGAGCTGGCGTTTTTGTTTACCGATGCCTCGGCCATTGCGGCCTGGTGGACGCAGCTTCCTAACCAAACGCCCGTTCTTACCGGCTGGATAGCTGGCACCGAAGCAGAAAAACGCCGGCAATCCTCCGCTAATAACCTCATTGCCGAAGCTCTGGAAACCCTGGCCTTTCTTTTTACTACTACTACCGCCTTTTTACAAGAACAATTAGTGGCTAGCCAGGTATATAATTGGGCCGCCGACCCTTTTGCCCGGGGCGCTTACGCGTATGCTACGGTAAATGGCGCGGTGGCCCAGCAAACCTTACGTATGCCGGAAGCCAATACCTTGTATTTTGCCGGTGAAGCCTTTTACGAAGGACCGGCCATCGGCACCGTAGAAGCCGCCCTGGTGAGTGGAACAGAAGCCGCTTCATATATAATTAACTCATTTTCTGATAAATAG
- a CDS encoding ammonium transporter, producing the protein MKERFSIIPFLILVTISILGVFFADIPSKPMPTDGIIAGDVAWMLGAAGLVLLMTPGLALFYGGMVSAKNMISTMLQSFICMGIISILWVVVGFSLAFGDSIGGLIGDPRTYFMFRGILESKPWTLASTIPLVLFAFFQLKFAVIAPALITGSFSERIKFTSYILFVCLFSMFIYAPIAHWTWHPDGILFKMGVLDFAGGTVVHISAGCAALAAALYLGQRKTGQIHTTPANIPFVLIGTGLLWFGWFGFNAGSAVGANILAAIALATTNTAAASAGFAWILFDAVKGKKPSALGFCIGSVVGLVAITPAAGYVTIANSLFIGTTASIISNMVVAWRTKSSIDDTLDVFPCHGVGAIVGTLLTGVFAHQAINPANTTGNGLLYGESKLFLMHLAALGIVIGFSFFGSLILLKITDLISPLGVTREEEIAGLDLTQHGEQVMAAI; encoded by the coding sequence GTGAAAGAACGATTCTCTATTATTCCCTTCTTAATTTTAGTTACCATCAGCATTTTAGGGGTATTTTTTGCCGATATCCCTTCTAAACCAATGCCGACTGATGGAATTATAGCGGGTGATGTTGCCTGGATGCTGGGTGCAGCAGGTCTGGTTTTGCTTATGACGCCGGGCTTAGCTTTATTTTATGGGGGCATGGTGAGCGCCAAAAACATGATCTCGACGATGCTCCAAAGTTTTATTTGCATGGGCATCATTAGCATTTTGTGGGTAGTAGTAGGTTTTAGTTTAGCATTTGGGGATTCTATTGGTGGTTTAATCGGGGATCCGCGGACGTACTTTATGTTTCGGGGCATTCTGGAAAGTAAACCCTGGACTTTGGCCAGCACCATTCCGCTGGTGTTGTTTGCGTTTTTTCAATTAAAGTTTGCGGTTATTGCGCCGGCCTTAATTACCGGTTCTTTCTCCGAGCGCATTAAGTTTACTTCTTATATTTTATTTGTTTGCTTGTTCAGCATGTTTATCTACGCGCCGATTGCCCACTGGACCTGGCACCCCGATGGCATCTTGTTTAAAATGGGAGTTCTGGATTTTGCCGGCGGTACCGTAGTGCATATTTCGGCGGGTTGTGCCGCTTTAGCGGCCGCTTTATACTTAGGCCAACGGAAAACCGGCCAAATCCATACCACTCCGGCTAACATTCCTTTTGTGTTAATTGGCACGGGGCTGCTGTGGTTCGGGTGGTTTGGCTTTAATGCCGGCTCTGCCGTAGGCGCTAACATTCTGGCCGCAATTGCTTTGGCCACCACTAACACCGCTGCGGCTTCGGCCGGCTTTGCCTGGATTTTATTTGATGCGGTAAAAGGCAAAAAGCCTTCGGCCTTAGGCTTTTGTATTGGTTCGGTGGTAGGATTGGTGGCTATAACGCCGGCCGCTGGTTACGTAACCATTGCCAACAGTTTGTTTATTGGCACCACGGCCAGCATTATCAGCAATATGGTAGTGGCCTGGCGTACCAAATCATCTATCGACGATACGCTGGATGTTTTTCCGTGCCACGGAGTAGGTGCTATTGTGGGAACGCTGTTAACCGGGGTTTTTGCGCACCAGGCTATCAACCCCGCCAACACTACTGGCAATGGCTTGCTGTACGGCGAAAGCAAGTTATTTTTAATGCATTTAGCGGCTCTGGGTATTGTAATTGGCTTCTCATTTTTTGGCTCGCTTATTCTTTTAAAAATTACGGATTTAATTTCGCCATTAGGAGTAACCCGCGAAGAAGAAATAGCCGGCCTGGATCTAACCCAACACGGCGAGCAAGTAATGGCCGCTATTTAG
- a CDS encoding acyl-CoA thioesterase, which translates to MTNSSNSAKFSHTIQVQAEDIDLLGHVNNVVYLRWVQEVATAHWHYAATENLKKLYLWVVLRHEIDYLRPAFLTDQIQGFTWVGEHQGAKFDRFVTLYRAGSEQLLASAKTTWCLLDATTLRPKRIDQDILAIL; encoded by the coding sequence ATGACCAATAGCAGTAACTCCGCCAAGTTCAGCCACACCATTCAGGTACAGGCAGAAGATATTGATTTGCTGGGGCACGTGAATAATGTGGTTTACCTACGCTGGGTACAGGAAGTAGCCACCGCGCATTGGCACTACGCGGCCACTGAAAATTTAAAAAAATTGTACTTATGGGTAGTGCTTCGCCACGAGATTGATTATTTACGGCCCGCTTTTTTAACCGACCAGATTCAGGGATTTACCTGGGTAGGCGAGCACCAGGGCGCCAAGTTCGACCGGTTTGTAACTTTGTACCGGGCCGGCTCCGAGCAATTACTTGCCTCGGCCAAAACTACCTGGTGTTTACTCGACGCAACTACTCTGCGCCCCAAACGCATTGATCAGGATATACTGGCCATTCTTTAA
- a CDS encoding antibiotic biosynthesis monooxygenase family protein — protein sequence MSITPANPNCSVEIIRYTIPEAQQTAFENAYTQAGLLLRDSPYCLGYELIKGVNEPANYLLTIYWTSVSDHLNDFRKSAAFGAFFNLVKPFYAQIQEMKHYEPTSLNWQRES from the coding sequence ATGTCTATTACTCCCGCAAACCCTAATTGCTCCGTCGAAATAATCCGGTATACCATACCAGAGGCGCAACAAACCGCTTTCGAAAATGCCTATACCCAAGCAGGCCTTTTACTCCGTGACTCACCTTACTGTTTAGGCTACGAATTAATTAAAGGCGTAAACGAACCGGCAAACTACCTGCTTACCATTTACTGGACTTCGGTGTCCGATCATTTAAACGACTTCCGGAAAAGTGCCGCCTTTGGAGCTTTTTTTAATTTAGTAAAGCCTTTCTATGCGCAGATTCAGGAAATGAAACATTACGAACCAACCAGCCTGAATTGGCAAAGAGAATCATAG